The Alphaproteobacteria bacterium genome includes a window with the following:
- the smpB gene encoding SsrA-binding protein SmpB, with amino-acid sequence MAQQRHTHRTACENRKARHDYFIDETLEAGIVLTGTEVKSLREGRGNLRDSYAGDRDGALWLFGAYIPEYGKAVGFLRHEERRPRKLLLHAREIARLIGAIQREGVTLVPLSIYFNDRGIAKVELGVARGKRKADKRQSEKERDWQREKARVMRDRG; translated from the coding sequence ATGGCCCAGCAGCGACACACCCACCGCACGGCCTGCGAGAACCGCAAGGCCCGCCACGACTATTTCATCGACGAGACGCTCGAGGCGGGCATCGTGCTGACCGGCACCGAGGTCAAGTCGCTGCGCGAGGGCCGCGGCAACCTGCGCGATTCCTATGCCGGCGACCGCGACGGCGCACTGTGGCTGTTCGGGGCCTACATCCCCGAGTACGGCAAGGCGGTCGGCTTCCTGCGCCACGAGGAGCGCCGGCCGCGCAAGCTACTGCTGCACGCCCGCGAGATCGCGCGGCTGATCGGCGCGATCCAGCGCGAGGGCGTGACCCTGGTGCCGCTGTCGATCTATTTCAACGACCGCGGCATCGCCAAGGTCGAACTGGGCGTCGCGCGCGGCAAGCGCAAGGCCGACAAGCGGCAGAGCGAGAAGGAACGCGACTGGCAGCGCGAGAAGGCGCGGGTGATGCGCGACCGCGGCTGA